A section of the Acidobacterium capsulatum ATCC 51196 genome encodes:
- a CDS encoding porin, protein MKIKPVSRGLFGVLLCCSVAAFAQTQSAPAPAAAPSPAPAPAPAPSVWSVGSLDFSGLVDGYYSYNANRPSNAANGQVNDLYNFNDKTDQFNLAMAKLTINHNPDPVGVHVDLIFGRANDIMHPSTDKNTDSYIEQAYISATPPKWHGTELDFGQFVTSAGAEVIEAMNDWNYSRSILFAWAIPYYHFGIRTSTPVTKSWTAGVQVVNGWNNVVANNGGVTVGLTSLYTKPKYNWALNYYVGPQNTDTQKAYRNLIDTTLNLTPTPKFSAYLNYDYGQNHTDASGATPESSAHWQGFAGDLHEQFLPKQALSFRGEFFNDSEGYSTGTTQQLKEVTATYEYKWNAGALTRVEYRRDWSDQPFFHKGDTGMVDAQSTLTVAFIAFFGPKR, encoded by the coding sequence TTGAAAATCAAACCTGTTTCACGTGGATTGTTCGGAGTTCTTCTTTGCTGCAGCGTTGCAGCCTTTGCACAGACTCAGAGTGCACCGGCACCTGCAGCCGCCCCATCACCTGCACCCGCACCTGCTCCCGCGCCCTCAGTATGGAGTGTCGGTTCGCTCGACTTCAGTGGCCTGGTCGACGGCTACTACAGCTACAACGCCAACCGCCCAAGCAATGCCGCCAACGGACAGGTCAACGACCTGTACAACTTCAACGACAAGACCGATCAGTTCAACCTGGCGATGGCCAAGCTCACCATCAACCACAATCCTGATCCGGTCGGCGTGCATGTGGATCTCATCTTCGGCCGCGCCAATGACATCATGCACCCCAGCACCGACAAGAACACCGACAGCTACATTGAGCAGGCCTACATCAGCGCCACTCCTCCCAAGTGGCACGGCACTGAGCTTGACTTCGGCCAGTTTGTAACCTCCGCCGGCGCTGAAGTCATCGAGGCGATGAATGACTGGAACTACTCGCGTTCCATCCTCTTTGCCTGGGCCATTCCTTACTATCACTTCGGCATCCGCACCTCCACGCCCGTCACCAAGTCCTGGACCGCCGGCGTGCAGGTCGTCAACGGCTGGAACAATGTCGTGGCCAACAACGGCGGCGTCACCGTCGGCCTCACCAGCCTCTACACCAAGCCCAAGTACAACTGGGCGCTCAACTACTACGTCGGCCCGCAGAATACCGACACACAGAAGGCCTACCGCAACCTGATTGACACCACGCTCAATCTCACGCCTACGCCCAAGTTCAGTGCTTATCTCAACTACGACTACGGCCAGAATCACACCGATGCCTCCGGCGCAACGCCTGAGTCTTCGGCGCACTGGCAGGGCTTCGCCGGCGATCTGCACGAGCAGTTCCTGCCCAAGCAGGCGCTCTCGTTTCGTGGTGAATTTTTCAATGACAGCGAGGGCTACTCCACCGGCACCACGCAGCAGCTCAAAGAGGTCACCGCGACTTATGAGTACAAGTGGAACGCAGGCGCGCTCACCCGCGTGGAGTACCGGCGCGACTGGTCTGATCAGCCTTTCTTCCACAAGGGAGATACCGGAATGGTCGACGCGCAATCCACGCTGACCGTGGCTTTCATCGCTTTCTTTGGTCCGAAGCGGTAA
- a CDS encoding response regulator transcription factor → MNVLLIEDDRRIAQLVERGLREDGHRVSVTHDGADGARRMLSGEFDAALLDILLPGMSGLEVLERVRAQHCKTPILMLTAVDAVPKVLEAFDLGADDYLVKPFLLEILLARVGAIARRVQPQAPQMLHAGGLTLDRQRRVVARDGRQIALTRKQVDLLEVLMRRSGLVTSREELIEAGWGSASAVKENTLDVYIHSLRTKLGDRSENRPLIRTIHGTGYTFVAD, encoded by the coding sequence ATGAACGTTCTGCTCATTGAAGATGACCGGCGCATTGCCCAACTGGTGGAGCGCGGGCTCAGGGAAGACGGCCATCGCGTTTCAGTGACGCATGACGGAGCCGACGGAGCACGGCGCATGCTCTCGGGCGAATTTGATGCGGCGCTGCTCGATATCCTTCTGCCCGGAATGAGCGGCCTGGAAGTGCTGGAACGGGTGCGCGCGCAACATTGCAAGACTCCGATTCTGATGCTGACGGCCGTGGATGCCGTGCCGAAGGTGCTGGAGGCATTTGACCTGGGCGCGGACGACTACCTGGTAAAGCCATTTCTGCTGGAGATTCTGCTGGCACGAGTGGGCGCCATTGCGCGCCGCGTGCAGCCCCAGGCACCGCAAATGCTGCATGCCGGCGGGCTCACCCTGGACCGCCAGCGCCGCGTGGTGGCACGCGACGGACGCCAGATTGCTCTGACGCGCAAGCAGGTCGATCTGCTGGAAGTGCTGATGCGGCGCAGCGGACTGGTGACGTCGCGGGAAGAACTGATTGAGGCGGGATGGGGAAGCGCCTCGGCCGTAAAAGAAAATACCCTTGACGTCTATATTCATAGCCTGCGCACCAAACTGGGCGACCGCTCAGAGAATCGCCCGCTGATTCGCACGATTCACGGCACGGGCTATACGTTTGTGGCGGATTGA
- a CDS encoding TonB-dependent receptor: MEPKNGRWGRYLRLAVASAAVCAAPHMLLAQANNATLSGTVVDPTHAVLPGATVKLTNVATGDVRTTKSNGTGDFTFVDLPSANFTLSVQMSGFQVDKVGGIHLDPGDSRNLHELILQPGSTTQTVVVKTAANEITLDSGSASTLISAQDIKHLAVEGRDVTELLKILPGFSLSTGNNSVTNTPVSDPAQVSVAGGYGSYSAEGTISSAIEELYDGIDITDPGNYGGSLQNINYDQVAEVKVDTSGATADNVGGPVIINAVGKSGTREFHGDVYTYGRTYQMNSVDWLSKFDHQSAPPDREIYPGFAISGPVLLPHLDFNHNRHLTFFAGLEGYFQKNEYAYGNAGSAIVTALVPTAAMRNGDFSQAQLNQYLGPLASNSSYANLARVPATGLDGTPLANGQLGSNLNATQQALINTLPLPNQATVTQGYNYAHTNLIDNDNWQGQIRIDDQINQNNRLFVMYSTERGKEGVPQVPYYSPHGPTGGTNTPGGGMLADLNSEIGTLNLTTILSPTMTNQLSLSGAYFDQDYVLKDPAALTLNGQWNFSGIFNNGSKVIPEFQDYGYNGLPVNLYPDTSFGGIYAKKWDRYGEDDITKVLGRHTLRGGIYIGLTNNHQATPFVATNGAIDMYYIGSTYNDAPNGTTEYSTGAQGSGNGGNYLADFLEGGVFQYSQTNLDPAPNIYFWNIAGYVQDHYRVTPYITLQYGVRIDDLAPWSDAHGIGIPVWDPSTYTTGQNPSLPGFLWHGIDKSIPASGINAHAPFIEPRVGFAWDMRHNGQTVLRAGFGLYTSHDSANDVETPASEAVGQRTIQLTGPFLYQQAVPELAKNAVTGSGFTPTTSVSGFKMGDDLQPQIYTYNVDLDQRTIWHSLLQIAYIGNISRHLLDNGSTQPVTTDNINAIPIGGLYKADPITGQTYPLACPPGSSSSTCTAISGLSQQQVDDFRPFPDYNALNIASHRLYANYNSLQVTWNKQQGPLTFGINYTWSKALGVWGASNNGTPGTPFDLRSNYGPEAFDRRNAFNATYAYTVGKIFHQRLLAGLANQWMISGITTAQSGSPLQASWNPDFGTTGSLNILYNGYKANIPVSAQELLGTPDVYLMPQVTCNPAATHGSHVYINNSCFSLPTQVGQQGPYQFHEVAGPAFFDTDLSLQKSFGLGGSRSILVRYTAFNFLNHANSTLDTNVEPNNLILNYTNFNSTNSNTFYQSLPNALASATNSNANVFGTTNIKIGRRISEVEVKFSF, from the coding sequence ATGGAACCCAAAAACGGGCGATGGGGCCGCTACTTGCGGCTTGCCGTCGCGTCTGCGGCCGTCTGCGCGGCGCCGCACATGCTCCTTGCACAAGCCAACAATGCTACCCTCAGCGGCACCGTGGTCGATCCCACGCACGCCGTTCTTCCCGGTGCGACGGTCAAGTTGACCAACGTGGCCACCGGCGACGTGCGCACCACCAAGTCCAACGGAACCGGCGACTTCACCTTCGTCGATCTGCCCTCGGCCAACTTTACGTTGTCCGTGCAGATGTCCGGCTTTCAGGTCGATAAGGTTGGCGGAATCCACCTCGATCCAGGCGACTCGCGCAACCTGCACGAGCTCATTCTGCAGCCCGGCTCCACGACGCAAACCGTCGTGGTCAAAACCGCGGCCAATGAAATCACCCTGGATTCCGGCTCCGCCAGCACCCTCATCTCTGCGCAGGACATCAAGCACCTCGCCGTCGAAGGCCGCGACGTTACGGAACTGTTGAAAATTCTGCCCGGCTTCTCGCTCTCGACCGGCAACAACAGCGTCACCAATACCCCGGTGAGTGATCCGGCCCAGGTCTCCGTGGCCGGCGGCTACGGTTCCTATTCTGCTGAAGGCACCATCAGCAGCGCGATTGAAGAACTGTATGACGGCATCGACATTACAGACCCCGGCAACTACGGCGGCAGCCTGCAGAACATCAACTATGATCAGGTCGCTGAAGTGAAGGTGGACACCTCGGGCGCCACAGCGGATAACGTCGGCGGCCCGGTGATCATCAATGCTGTTGGCAAGTCTGGCACGCGCGAGTTCCACGGCGATGTATACACCTATGGGCGCACCTATCAGATGAATTCGGTGGACTGGCTTTCTAAGTTTGATCATCAGTCCGCTCCGCCAGACCGCGAAATCTATCCCGGCTTTGCCATCAGCGGTCCCGTCCTGCTGCCGCATCTGGACTTCAATCACAACCGGCACCTCACGTTCTTCGCCGGTCTTGAAGGCTACTTCCAGAAGAACGAGTATGCCTACGGCAACGCTGGTAGCGCGATCGTCACGGCCCTGGTTCCCACCGCAGCCATGCGCAACGGCGATTTCAGTCAGGCACAGCTCAATCAGTACCTGGGGCCGCTCGCGAGCAATAGTTCCTATGCAAACCTCGCCCGCGTTCCGGCGACCGGCCTTGACGGAACTCCTCTGGCCAATGGACAGCTGGGCTCCAACCTCAATGCCACGCAGCAGGCGCTGATTAATACTCTTCCATTGCCGAACCAGGCTACGGTCACGCAGGGCTACAACTATGCGCACACCAACCTGATCGACAATGACAATTGGCAGGGCCAGATCCGCATCGACGACCAGATTAATCAAAACAACCGGTTGTTTGTCATGTACAGCACCGAACGCGGTAAGGAAGGCGTTCCCCAGGTGCCCTACTACTCTCCACATGGCCCGACGGGCGGCACCAACACTCCGGGTGGCGGCATGCTGGCAGATCTCAACTCCGAGATCGGCACGCTCAATCTGACCACCATCCTCAGCCCCACCATGACCAACCAACTCAGTCTGTCCGGTGCTTATTTCGACCAGGATTACGTTCTGAAAGACCCGGCCGCTTTGACGCTGAATGGACAGTGGAATTTTTCTGGCATCTTTAACAATGGGTCCAAAGTCATTCCCGAGTTCCAGGATTACGGCTACAACGGTCTGCCTGTAAACCTTTATCCGGATACCAGCTTTGGCGGTATTTACGCCAAGAAGTGGGATCGTTACGGAGAAGACGACATCACCAAGGTGCTGGGCCGTCACACCCTGCGCGGTGGCATCTATATCGGTCTCACCAACAATCACCAGGCCACGCCCTTCGTTGCTACAAACGGCGCGATTGACATGTATTACATCGGCAGCACCTATAACGACGCGCCCAATGGCACCACCGAATATTCCACCGGTGCTCAGGGTAGCGGGAACGGCGGCAACTATCTTGCCGACTTCCTCGAAGGTGGTGTCTTCCAGTACTCGCAAACCAATCTGGACCCGGCTCCCAATATCTATTTCTGGAACATTGCCGGTTACGTTCAGGATCATTACCGTGTCACGCCCTACATCACACTGCAGTATGGCGTCCGCATTGATGATCTGGCTCCCTGGAGCGATGCCCACGGCATCGGCATCCCTGTGTGGGATCCCTCCACCTACACCACGGGTCAGAATCCCAGCCTGCCCGGCTTCCTCTGGCACGGAATCGATAAGAGCATTCCCGCCTCAGGCATCAACGCGCATGCTCCTTTCATTGAACCGCGCGTAGGCTTTGCCTGGGATATGCGTCACAACGGCCAGACGGTGCTGCGCGCCGGCTTCGGCCTCTACACCTCGCACGACTCCGCAAATGATGTTGAGACACCGGCGAGCGAAGCCGTGGGGCAGCGCACCATTCAGCTCACCGGCCCGTTCCTCTACCAGCAGGCAGTACCTGAGCTGGCGAAGAATGCCGTCACCGGCTCGGGCTTCACCCCAACCACCAGCGTCTCCGGCTTCAAGATGGGTGACGATCTGCAGCCGCAGATCTATACCTACAACGTGGATCTCGATCAGCGGACAATCTGGCACTCCCTGCTTCAGATCGCATACATCGGCAACATCTCGCGGCATCTGCTCGACAATGGTTCGACGCAGCCTGTCACCACTGACAACATCAACGCCATCCCGATTGGTGGCCTTTACAAGGCCGACCCAATCACTGGCCAGACCTATCCTCTCGCCTGCCCGCCCGGCAGCAGCAGCAGCACCTGCACGGCAATCAGCGGATTGAGCCAGCAGCAGGTGGATGACTTCCGTCCGTTCCCTGATTACAACGCGCTCAACATCGCAAGCCACCGGCTCTACGCGAACTACAACTCCCTGCAGGTCACGTGGAACAAGCAGCAAGGGCCGCTGACCTTTGGCATCAACTACACCTGGTCCAAGGCTCTGGGCGTATGGGGTGCTTCCAACAACGGCACCCCGGGAACTCCGTTCGATCTGCGCTCAAACTACGGTCCAGAGGCCTTTGATCGCCGGAATGCCTTCAACGCCACCTATGCATACACGGTGGGCAAGATCTTCCATCAGCGGTTGCTGGCCGGTCTCGCCAATCAGTGGATGATCTCTGGCATCACCACGGCGCAGAGCGGATCGCCTCTCCAGGCAAGCTGGAACCCTGATTTCGGCACCACGGGTTCGTTGAACATTTTGTACAACGGCTACAAAGCCAACATTCCGGTCAGCGCGCAGGAACTGCTGGGTACCCCGGATGTCTATCTCATGCCGCAGGTAACGTGTAATCCGGCCGCAACGCATGGTTCGCACGTCTACATCAACAACTCCTGCTTCAGCCTTCCAACCCAGGTTGGACAGCAGGGGCCCTATCAGTTCCATGAGGTCGCCGGACCTGCCTTCTTTGACACGGATCTCTCGCTGCAGAAGAGTTTCGGTCTTGGTGGCAGCCGGAGCATCCTGGTCCGTTACACGGCCTTCAACTTCCTCAACCATGCCAACTCCACGTTGGACACGAACGTTGAGCCGAATAATCTGATTCTCAACTACACCAACTTCAACTCAACCAACTCCAATACCTTCTATCAGTCGCTCCCGAATGCGCTGGCAAGCGCGACGAACAGCAATGCGAACGTGTTCGGAACGACCAACATCAAGATTGGCCGCCGCATCTCTGAAGTTGAGGTTAAGTTCAGCTTCTAA
- a CDS encoding ammonium transporter, with the protein MKKFRNRVWICAVALLLALGNTAHAQAGSAAADLKAAAAAAPTATQMSQGDPGGTLTGTINDVPVSNAKAGVTTGDVANQVGQNKIAINFVWTLVTGFLVMFMQAGFAMVEAGLCRVKNANHTYMMNFTVYACGLFAYWLIGFAIQMGGAAGNGNLGGLATLAPEHMITLFGAHWGVWGTQGMFLSGHTYDVGVMVIFLFEMVFMDTALTIVTGAAAERWKFLTFCVSSVLMGAFTYPLFGNWAWGGGWLSALGSNLGLGHGYCDFAGSGVVHAVGGLTALAVALILGPRIGKFNRDGSSNAIIGHDISAVLVGCFILAFGWFGFNPGSTLGASAAGNLRIGTIAVDTMLAGCTGTFGALLYMWIFKGKPDAGMGANGLLAGLVAITAPSGFVNTVSAAIIGFIAGVLVCISVAFIENKLKVDDPVGAVSVHGTCGLWGVLSVGLFADGKSNYGGAWNGVNGSVTGLFYGDAGQLVAQLVGIVTLIGFVFTFSFVLNWILDITVGQRVSAESEVAGLDLPEMGQLGYPEFVFKPEPAFLTMAEEAAIA; encoded by the coding sequence ATGAAGAAATTCCGCAATCGAGTTTGGATTTGCGCAGTCGCGTTGCTGCTCGCCTTGGGCAACACGGCTCACGCCCAGGCCGGATCGGCCGCCGCCGATCTTAAAGCCGCCGCAGCCGCGGCCCCCACTGCCACCCAGATGTCGCAGGGCGACCCTGGCGGCACGCTCACCGGCACCATCAATGACGTGCCGGTCTCCAATGCTAAAGCCGGAGTCACCACCGGCGATGTCGCCAATCAGGTCGGCCAGAACAAAATCGCCATCAACTTTGTCTGGACACTCGTCACCGGCTTCCTCGTCATGTTCATGCAGGCTGGCTTCGCCATGGTCGAGGCGGGTCTCTGCCGCGTCAAAAACGCCAACCACACCTACATGATGAACTTCACCGTGTATGCGTGCGGGCTCTTCGCCTACTGGCTCATAGGCTTCGCCATACAAATGGGCGGTGCCGCCGGCAACGGCAATCTTGGCGGCCTCGCCACGCTCGCTCCCGAGCACATGATCACCCTCTTCGGCGCCCACTGGGGAGTTTGGGGAACGCAGGGCATGTTCCTCTCCGGCCACACTTATGATGTGGGCGTGATGGTCATCTTCCTCTTCGAGATGGTCTTCATGGATACGGCCCTCACCATCGTCACCGGCGCGGCCGCCGAACGCTGGAAGTTCCTCACCTTCTGCGTCTCGTCCGTGCTCATGGGTGCGTTCACTTATCCTCTGTTCGGCAACTGGGCATGGGGCGGCGGCTGGCTCTCGGCCCTCGGTTCCAACCTTGGTCTCGGCCATGGCTATTGCGACTTTGCCGGCTCCGGCGTGGTGCATGCCGTCGGTGGCCTTACCGCTCTTGCCGTTGCCCTTATCCTCGGCCCCCGCATCGGAAAGTTTAATCGCGATGGTTCAAGCAACGCCATCATCGGCCATGACATCTCGGCCGTGCTGGTCGGCTGCTTCATCCTTGCCTTCGGATGGTTCGGCTTCAACCCCGGCAGCACGCTGGGCGCGTCGGCCGCAGGCAATCTGCGTATCGGCACCATCGCGGTCGACACCATGCTCGCCGGCTGCACCGGAACCTTCGGAGCCCTCCTCTACATGTGGATCTTCAAGGGCAAGCCCGATGCCGGCATGGGCGCCAACGGCCTGCTTGCAGGCCTGGTGGCCATCACGGCTCCGAGCGGCTTTGTGAACACGGTGAGCGCGGCCATCATCGGCTTCATTGCCGGCGTCCTGGTCTGCATCAGCGTGGCCTTCATTGAGAACAAGCTCAAGGTCGACGATCCCGTCGGTGCGGTCTCCGTCCACGGCACCTGCGGTCTCTGGGGCGTTCTCTCTGTCGGGCTCTTTGCTGACGGCAAGAGCAATTACGGCGGCGCATGGAACGGCGTCAACGGCTCAGTCACCGGCCTCTTCTATGGCGATGCGGGCCAACTCGTCGCACAGCTCGTCGGCATCGTGACGCTGATCGGCTTCGTCTTCACCTTCAGCTTCGTCCTCAACTGGATTCTCGACATCACGGTAGGCCAGCGCGTCTCTGCCGAGTCGGAAGTCGCGGGTCTCGACCTGCCAGAAATGGGCCAGCTCGGTTACCCCGAGTTCGTCTTCAAGCCGGAACCCGCATTCCTCACGATGGCCGAAGAAGCCGCCATCGCCTGA